The following coding sequences are from one Indioceanicola profundi window:
- a CDS encoding MobA/MobL family protein, which produces MSGDKQDEIAAARLRRALAEQEADHPTRGRLIENDEVVRALSRPLPRLAPTARPRSDRGVSFHFALTHVGSARDRDPAALPPDRVWAFPNRHEVKTVRALGGQYNRQHQAWSVPPANALAAARFRTPQAQARWARGGGKGARGPAAAADFQRYIERADLEEAERQSQVVHDEQGAVSFGNLGSDMEERSRFWHAYAAAANRANARLQSRIIVEVPHELAYMPDGPTRVRALAQAIVAPLAERRLPYHVTAHWPEVDKGTDSRNVHLHVVYGERVTDRAGYGSWRIGPPDRSARGDGAGGGAWAAGLRDRYAAALNDALTGIGASKRYDPRSYAESGIITAPGRHAGPARWRLQHRTVEQAAGPVEPEYIATQSPAPALQADKEPAPPHQHAVFLVGAGALAPADARRDARRLSTKALSFRLRMTREALAGTTDAAIADQARQGISILAAVLRARRQQLQR; this is translated from the coding sequence ATGAGCGGGGATAAGCAGGACGAGATCGCCGCCGCCCGGCTTCGGCGCGCTCTTGCGGAACAGGAAGCGGACCACCCCACCCGGGGCCGTCTGATCGAGAATGACGAGGTCGTACGGGCCCTGAGCCGCCCCCTGCCCCGCCTTGCCCCAACAGCACGGCCACGCTCAGACCGCGGCGTCAGTTTCCACTTCGCCCTCACCCATGTGGGATCCGCGCGCGATCGGGATCCGGCGGCCCTGCCCCCAGATCGTGTCTGGGCCTTCCCGAACCGGCACGAGGTCAAGACCGTCCGCGCCTTGGGCGGCCAGTATAACCGGCAGCATCAGGCCTGGTCCGTGCCCCCGGCAAACGCCTTGGCCGCCGCACGCTTCAGGACACCGCAGGCCCAGGCTCGGTGGGCACGCGGCGGCGGCAAGGGCGCCCGTGGGCCTGCAGCCGCTGCCGACTTCCAGCGCTATATCGAGCGTGCGGACCTCGAGGAAGCGGAGCGGCAAAGCCAGGTGGTCCATGACGAGCAGGGCGCCGTCAGCTTCGGGAACCTCGGCTCGGACATGGAGGAGCGCAGCCGCTTCTGGCACGCCTATGCGGCGGCGGCCAACCGCGCCAATGCCCGGCTGCAGAGCCGCATCATCGTCGAAGTGCCGCATGAGCTGGCTTACATGCCGGATGGCCCGACCCGCGTCCGGGCGCTGGCCCAGGCAATCGTAGCGCCGCTGGCCGAGCGCCGCCTCCCCTACCATGTCACCGCGCATTGGCCCGAGGTCGACAAGGGGACCGACAGCCGGAATGTCCACCTGCATGTGGTCTATGGCGAGCGCGTAACGGACCGCGCCGGCTACGGCTCATGGCGCATTGGCCCGCCGGACCGGTCCGCCCGCGGCGACGGGGCGGGTGGCGGCGCCTGGGCCGCTGGTCTGCGCGACCGGTATGCCGCAGCCTTGAATGATGCCCTGACCGGCATCGGCGCCTCGAAGCGCTACGATCCCCGTTCCTATGCGGAATCCGGAATTATCACGGCGCCAGGACGGCATGCGGGACCGGCGCGCTGGCGCCTGCAGCATCGCACAGTGGAGCAAGCAGCGGGACCAGTTGAGCCGGAATATATTGCGACCCAGTCGCCCGCGCCGGCGCTTCAGGCCGATAAGGAGCCCGCGCCTCCCCATCAGCATGCGGTCTTCCTGGTAGGGGCCGGCGCGCTTGCTCCTGCGGATGCGCGGCGGGACGCCCGGCGGCTCAGCACGAAAGCCCTGTCTTTTCGACTGAGGATGACGCGCGAGGCTCTGGCCGGCACAACAGACGCCGCGATCGCGGACCAGGCACGCCAGGGCATCTCGATCCTTGCTGCTGTTCTGCGAGCACGCCGTCAGCAGCTGCAGCGCTGA
- a CDS encoding L-lactate permease yields the protein MLLAALTPLLAVFGLLVILRLPAATAMPLSLVLTAAVSIIVWKVPIRQVIAASIEGAVIATSILWIVFGAFLEGAAGFGTPAAITAPLLVALGFTPMAAVVLALIADSSPVSFGAIGTPVVVGLAQGLQEGSDLAPAVVAALGDVPAADFLQGVAMQAVMIDLFVGTTIPLIMVVVLTRFFDPGRNWRDGLRAWRFALFAGLAFTGPALAVAVLLGPEFPSLIGALVGLALMTPVARKGWLLPRDGLSQGKGEQLSGPPVPAAMPFARAWTPYLLLAALLVATRLDVLPLKGWLQAVTISATGILGTDIGVSVAPLYLPGAGFVGVALAAIVFFRMGAGQAGSALRDAGRVLIGSALALGAAVPMVRVFIQSGVNDAGLASMPMELAIVAADSVGGAWPLVAPLVGAMGAFLSGSATFSNMMFALLQFSAADRAGLSETTVLAAQMLGANAGNMVSVVNVVAAAAVVGLLRQEGAIIRFTLLPMLYYTTAAGLLALAFVAAS from the coding sequence ATGCTGCTCGCCGCCCTGACACCGTTGCTTGCCGTCTTCGGGCTCCTGGTGATCCTGCGGCTGCCGGCGGCCACGGCCATGCCATTGAGCCTGGTGCTCACGGCCGCCGTGAGCATCATCGTGTGGAAGGTTCCGATCCGCCAGGTGATCGCGGCATCGATCGAGGGCGCAGTCATCGCGACATCGATCCTCTGGATCGTGTTCGGCGCCTTTCTCGAGGGTGCGGCCGGCTTCGGGACGCCGGCGGCGATCACCGCGCCTCTGTTGGTGGCGCTGGGCTTCACGCCGATGGCGGCCGTCGTCCTCGCCCTGATCGCGGACAGCAGCCCGGTGTCCTTCGGCGCCATCGGCACGCCGGTCGTGGTCGGTCTCGCCCAAGGCCTGCAGGAGGGCAGCGACCTCGCACCGGCCGTCGTTGCTGCACTCGGCGACGTGCCCGCGGCCGACTTCCTTCAGGGCGTCGCCATGCAAGCGGTCATGATCGACCTGTTCGTCGGAACGACGATACCGTTGATCATGGTCGTCGTGCTCACCCGCTTCTTCGACCCCGGGCGGAACTGGCGGGACGGCTTGCGCGCCTGGCGCTTCGCTCTGTTCGCCGGCCTCGCCTTCACCGGTCCGGCCCTCGCTGTCGCGGTTCTGCTCGGGCCCGAATTCCCCTCGCTGATCGGCGCCCTCGTCGGTTTGGCGCTGATGACTCCGGTCGCGCGCAAGGGATGGCTGCTGCCCCGGGACGGCCTGTCGCAGGGCAAGGGCGAACAGCTGAGCGGCCCGCCGGTCCCGGCGGCAATGCCGTTTGCCCGCGCCTGGACGCCCTATCTGCTGCTGGCGGCGCTGCTGGTGGCGACGCGCCTGGACGTCCTGCCGCTGAAGGGATGGCTGCAGGCGGTCACGATATCCGCCACGGGCATTCTGGGAACCGACATCGGCGTCTCCGTCGCGCCGCTCTATCTTCCCGGAGCCGGCTTCGTCGGCGTCGCCTTGGCCGCGATCGTGTTCTTCCGGATGGGCGCCGGCCAAGCGGGCAGCGCCCTGCGCGACGCCGGCCGCGTCCTCATCGGCAGCGCCTTGGCGCTGGGCGCGGCCGTGCCCATGGTGCGCGTCTTCATCCAGTCGGGGGTGAACGACGCGGGCCTTGCCAGCATGCCGATGGAGCTCGCGATCGTCGCCGCCGATTCCGTCGGCGGCGCCTGGCCGCTGGTGGCCCCCCTGGTCGGCGCCATGGGCGCCTTTCTGTCGGGCAGCGCCACCTTCAGCAACATGATGTTCGCGTTGCTCCAGTTCAGCGCCGCCGACAGGGCGGGACTGTCGGAGACGACAGTGCTGGCCGCACAGATGCTCGGGGCGAACGCGGGCAACATGGTGTCGGTGGTCAATGTCGTCGCCGCGGCCGCCGTCGTCGGCTTGCTCCGCCAGGAGGGCGCCATCATCCGTTTCACGCTCCTGCCGATGCTCTATTACACCACCGCGGCCGGGCTGCTGGCGCTTGCATTCGTGGCGGCCTCGTAA
- a CDS encoding cation:proton antiporter: MLLLVVTRLFGELSERLGQPASMGEIVAGMAIALVAAASLPIPLLASLAESPFLEVAAEFGIFFLLLLAGIEMRPREIAEHSGGSLAVALGGVLVPLGAGFALAWFALPETPLKFAQALLVGVALSISAVPVAVSIFRELGLLHTRVGRTVVSAAIFDDVIGLMLLAVVTGVIETGATPDLFAMLALLGRAGLFFVIAVAVGLFLYPRLSRAVVRMRIPAAHFSTLMALALGFAVLAEALGMDFILGPFMAGLFFDPGTVGAKIYDGIKRSVGDFTDGLLAPLFFVSIGVRVELGAVTAVPGFLLALVGVAFLGKLLGAGLPARLAGLSSRESLAVGVGMSGRGAVELIIASIALEAGLFDQPDPIVANLFSALVIMAVVTTLIMPFGLRRVLR, encoded by the coding sequence TTGCTTCTGCTGGTCGTCACGCGGCTGTTCGGCGAACTGTCCGAACGGCTGGGCCAGCCTGCCTCGATGGGCGAGATCGTCGCCGGCATGGCGATCGCGCTCGTCGCCGCCGCATCGCTGCCGATCCCCCTTCTCGCGAGCCTGGCAGAAAGCCCGTTCCTCGAGGTCGCCGCCGAGTTCGGCATCTTCTTCCTGCTGCTGCTTGCCGGCATCGAGATGCGCCCGCGGGAGATCGCCGAGCATTCGGGCGGTTCCCTCGCGGTCGCTCTCGGCGGCGTGCTCGTTCCGCTCGGCGCCGGGTTCGCACTGGCTTGGTTTGCTTTGCCGGAGACGCCGCTGAAGTTCGCGCAGGCGCTTCTGGTCGGGGTGGCGCTGTCGATCTCGGCGGTCCCCGTGGCAGTGAGCATTTTCAGGGAGCTGGGCTTGCTGCACACTCGCGTCGGTCGGACGGTGGTCTCGGCGGCGATCTTTGACGACGTGATCGGGCTGATGCTGCTCGCGGTGGTGACCGGGGTGATCGAGACGGGCGCCACTCCGGATTTATTCGCAATGCTGGCGCTGCTCGGGAGGGCCGGCTTGTTTTTCGTGATTGCCGTGGCCGTGGGCCTGTTCCTCTATCCACGCCTTTCGCGGGCGGTCGTCCGGATGCGCATCCCGGCAGCGCACTTCAGCACGCTCATGGCGCTGGCGCTTGGTTTCGCCGTGTTGGCGGAGGCCCTGGGCATGGACTTCATCTTGGGCCCGTTCATGGCCGGTCTGTTCTTTGATCCGGGGACCGTCGGGGCCAAAATCTACGACGGCATCAAGCGAAGCGTCGGAGATTTTACGGACGGATTGCTGGCGCCGCTCTTCTTCGTCTCGATCGGCGTTCGGGTCGAACTCGGCGCCGTAACCGCAGTTCCGGGTTTCCTGCTCGCGCTCGTAGGCGTGGCATTTCTGGGCAAGTTGCTTGGCGCAGGACTGCCGGCACGGCTCGCTGGACTGTCGTCGCGAGAGTCGCTCGCGGTCGGCGTCGGCATGAGCGGGCGCGGCGCGGTCGAGCTGATCATTGCCAGCATCGCACTCGAAGCCGGCTTGTTCGATCAGCCCGATCCCATCGTCGCCAACCTCTTCTCCGCTCTCGTGATCATGGCCGTGGTGACGACGCTGATTATGCCTTTCGGTTTGCGACGCGTCCTGCGGTGA
- the otsB gene encoding trehalose-phosphatase — MIQIGGGSARQAEHGTDEGRPMSHADRQERTIDAVIFDLDGVVTRTARLHAAAWKRLFDDYLAQRAAQRGELFQPFDADEDYRRFVDGKPRYEGVRSFLESRGIALPYGDPGDPPDRESVCGLGNAKNALFQQLLASSGVEVFESSVTFIRALTESGIKVGLVSSSKNTAAVLASAGLGNLFEVRVDGVEAARLGLEGKPHPDTFLEAARRLGVEPARAAVVEDAIAGVAAGRAGGFGLVIGVVRSGDGTGLRAGGADLVVRDLTELGDGTALRARPRLDAAALPNALVRAAEFRARLTRKRPAVFLDYDGTLTPIVDRPELAVLSEDMRAVVQDLAERCPVAIVSGRDRADVERLVALDGLVYAGSHGFDIAGPGGLRKEHERAAAFLPALDRAEERLRREVAGIDGALVERKKFAIAVHYRLVADDQVARVESAVAAIAAEITDLRRTAAKKVFALRPRVDWDKGRAVLWLLTALGLDREDVLPLYLGDDDTDEDAFAALKGRGLGILVTEAEHPTAADYVLANTEEVGRFLGELVAILGDPTR; from the coding sequence GTGATCCAGATCGGCGGCGGCAGCGCGAGGCAGGCCGAACACGGAACGGACGAAGGAAGACCGATGAGCCATGCCGATCGCCAGGAGCGCACCATCGACGCCGTTATCTTCGACCTGGACGGCGTGGTGACGCGGACGGCGCGTCTGCATGCTGCGGCCTGGAAGCGGCTGTTCGACGATTATCTTGCGCAGCGGGCAGCGCAGCGTGGCGAGCTGTTCCAGCCCTTCGACGCGGATGAGGACTATCGGCGCTTCGTCGACGGCAAGCCGCGCTACGAGGGGGTGCGGAGCTTTCTCGAATCCCGCGGCATCGCGCTGCCCTACGGCGATCCGGGCGATCCGCCGGATCGCGAGTCGGTCTGCGGGCTTGGCAATGCCAAGAACGCGCTGTTCCAGCAGCTGCTGGCAAGCAGCGGCGTCGAGGTGTTCGAGAGCTCGGTCACCTTCATCCGCGCCCTGACGGAGAGCGGCATAAAGGTGGGGCTCGTCTCCTCCAGCAAGAATACCGCGGCGGTGCTCGCCTCGGCGGGACTTGGGAACCTTTTCGAGGTCCGGGTGGACGGGGTGGAGGCGGCGCGCCTCGGCCTTGAGGGCAAGCCGCACCCGGACACATTTCTGGAGGCAGCTCGGCGCCTGGGCGTCGAACCGGCGCGGGCGGCGGTGGTGGAGGACGCGATCGCCGGCGTCGCGGCCGGACGGGCGGGCGGGTTCGGGCTGGTGATCGGCGTCGTCCGGTCGGGCGACGGCACCGGGCTGCGAGCCGGCGGCGCCGACCTCGTGGTCAGGGATCTGACGGAACTCGGCGACGGGACGGCCCTGCGGGCAAGGCCCCGCCTGGATGCCGCCGCCCTCCCGAATGCGCTGGTCCGCGCCGCCGAGTTTCGGGCGCGTCTTACCCGCAAGCGGCCGGCTGTCTTTCTCGACTATGACGGCACGCTGACGCCGATCGTAGATCGGCCCGAGCTCGCCGTGCTCTCGGAAGACATGCGCGCCGTCGTCCAGGATCTCGCCGAGCGCTGCCCCGTCGCCATCGTCAGCGGGCGCGACCGTGCCGATGTCGAACGGCTGGTCGCGCTCGACGGTCTCGTCTATGCCGGCAGCCACGGCTTCGACATCGCGGGCCCCGGCGGCCTGCGCAAGGAGCACGAGCGCGCCGCCGCGTTTCTGCCGGCGCTCGACCGGGCCGAAGAGCGGCTGCGGCGGGAGGTCGCCGGTATCGACGGCGCGCTGGTCGAGCGCAAGAAGTTCGCCATCGCCGTCCATTACAGGCTGGTGGCCGACGATCAGGTCGCACGCGTCGAGAGTGCCGTGGCGGCGATCGCCGCCGAGATCACCGACCTCCGCCGCACCGCCGCCAAGAAGGTGTTCGCCCTGCGGCCGCGCGTTGACTGGGACAAGGGCCGGGCCGTGCTCTGGCTGCTGACGGCGCTGGGGCTCGACCGGGAAGATGTCCTGCCCCTTTATCTCGGCGATGACGACACCGACGAGGACGCGTTCGCGGCACTGAAGGGCCGCGGTCTCGGCATCTTGGTGACCGAGGCGGAGCATCCCACCGCGGCCGACTACGTGCTGGCGAATACGGAGGAGGTCGGCCGGTTCCTGGGCGAACTCGTCGCCATTCTGGGAGACCCCACGCGATGA
- a CDS encoding glycoside hydrolase family 65 protein yields the protein MTDWTLSYEGFEPAQEGLREALCTLGNGYFAARGAAEEAEADDTHYPGTYLAGGYNRLATEVAGRVIENEDLVNLPNWLPLTFRPEGGDWLNLLAVEVLSYRQELDLKQGVLKRAMRLRDRTGRETTLESRRLVHMGAPHLAAIEWTLTPENWSGRVEVLSALDGRVINAGVPRYRQLNGKHLVPLASREIGEDGVLLLAETSQSHIRIAEAARTQVFQDGEGLAVERRFVTEEGYVAHALSFRVAEGTPVTIEKVVALHTSRDRAISSPALAAEETLCEAGRFGTLLEDHARAWSHLWRRCDLTLEGRHRTQMILRLHVFHLLQTVSPHSVDLDVGVPARGLHGEAYRGHIFWDELFIFPFLNLRIPEITRALLRYRHRRLPAARRLAREAGYCGAMYPWQSGSDGREETQVLHLNPKSGRWLPDNTHLQRHVNAAIAYNVWRHYEATGDAEFLSVYGAEMLVEIARFWASIASFNAERGRYEIRGVMGPDEFHDRYPWAEKPGLDNNAYTNVMAVWVLLRALDARMLLDSERRVELDERLGLGADEVAGWDEISRKMFVPFHDGVISQFEGYERLEEFDWEDYRAKYGDIHRLDRLLEAEGDTVNRYKASKQADALMLFYLFSAEELGDLFARLGYPFEGELIPRTVDYYLRRTSNGSTLSGIVHSWVLARSDRAGSWTQLRAALESDIADVQGGTTPEGIHLGAMAGTVDLVQRGQTGLEIRDDMLRLNPCLPEELRGLRFRIRHRGHWLDIDIGCERLTISAPDGWDGPDRIVIRDESYGFHAGERLEVPCHLEDGGWRPAPRAGDMNGGAEGG from the coding sequence ATGACGGACTGGACGCTTTCCTATGAGGGGTTCGAGCCGGCCCAAGAGGGGCTGCGCGAGGCGCTGTGCACGCTCGGCAACGGCTATTTCGCCGCCCGCGGCGCCGCCGAGGAAGCCGAGGCCGACGATACGCATTATCCCGGGACCTACCTCGCCGGCGGCTATAATCGCCTCGCCACCGAGGTCGCCGGGAGGGTTATCGAGAACGAGGACCTCGTCAACCTGCCGAACTGGCTGCCGCTCACCTTCCGGCCGGAGGGCGGCGACTGGCTCAACCTGTTGGCGGTCGAGGTCCTGTCCTACCGCCAGGAGCTGGACCTGAAGCAGGGGGTACTGAAGCGCGCGATGCGCCTGCGCGACCGGACGGGGCGGGAGACGACGCTGGAGAGCCGGCGCCTCGTGCATATGGGCGCGCCGCATCTGGCGGCCATCGAATGGACGCTCACGCCCGAGAACTGGTCGGGGCGGGTCGAGGTCCTCTCCGCCCTGGACGGACGGGTGATCAACGCCGGGGTGCCGCGCTACCGCCAGCTCAACGGCAAGCACCTCGTCCCCCTGGCTTCGAGAGAGATCGGCGAGGACGGCGTCCTCCTTCTCGCCGAGACCAGCCAGTCGCATATCCGTATCGCCGAGGCCGCCCGCACCCAGGTGTTCCAGGACGGCGAGGGGCTGGCGGTAGAACGCCGTTTCGTCACGGAGGAGGGCTATGTCGCCCATGCCCTCTCTTTCCGGGTTGCCGAAGGCACTCCGGTCACGATCGAGAAGGTCGTCGCGCTGCACACCTCCCGCGACCGGGCGATCTCCAGCCCGGCGTTGGCGGCAGAGGAGACGCTGTGCGAGGCGGGACGCTTCGGGACGCTCCTGGAGGATCACGCGCGCGCCTGGTCGCATCTGTGGCGGCGCTGCGACCTCACCCTGGAGGGCCGGCATCGGACGCAGATGATCCTGCGACTGCACGTCTTCCACCTGCTCCAGACCGTCTCGCCGCACAGCGTCGACCTCGATGTCGGTGTGCCGGCGCGCGGCCTGCACGGCGAGGCCTATCGCGGGCACATCTTCTGGGACGAGCTGTTCATTTTCCCGTTCCTCAACCTGCGCATCCCCGAGATCACCCGCGCGCTTCTGCGCTACCGCCACCGGAGGCTGCCGGCGGCGCGGCGGCTGGCGCGCGAGGCCGGCTACTGCGGCGCGATGTATCCCTGGCAGAGCGGCAGCGACGGGCGCGAGGAGACGCAAGTGCTCCACCTCAACCCGAAATCCGGTCGCTGGCTGCCCGACAACACCCACCTGCAGCGGCACGTCAATGCCGCCATTGCCTACAATGTCTGGCGCCATTACGAGGCGACGGGCGATGCCGAGTTCCTGTCGGTCTACGGCGCCGAGATGCTGGTCGAGATCGCCCGCTTCTGGGCCAGTATCGCCAGCTTCAACGCTGAGCGCGGCCGCTACGAGATCCGCGGCGTGATGGGACCGGACGAGTTCCATGACCGCTACCCCTGGGCAGAGAAGCCCGGCCTCGACAACAACGCCTACACCAACGTGATGGCGGTCTGGGTGCTGCTCCGCGCGCTCGATGCGCGCATGCTTCTCGACTCGGAGCGGCGGGTCGAACTCGACGAGAGGCTGGGACTTGGCGCCGATGAGGTCGCCGGCTGGGACGAGATCAGCCGCAAGATGTTCGTGCCGTTCCATGACGGCGTCATCAGTCAGTTCGAGGGCTATGAGCGGCTCGAGGAGTTCGACTGGGAGGACTATCGCGCAAAGTACGGCGACATCCATCGGCTCGACCGGCTGCTCGAGGCCGAGGGCGACACGGTCAACCGCTACAAGGCCTCCAAACAGGCCGACGCCCTGATGCTGTTCTACCTGTTTTCGGCCGAAGAACTGGGCGACCTGTTCGCCCGGCTCGGATACCCGTTCGAGGGAGAGCTGATCCCACGCACGGTCGACTACTACCTGCGACGCACGTCGAACGGCTCGACGCTGAGCGGCATCGTCCATTCCTGGGTGCTGGCGCGCTCCGACCGAGCCGGCTCCTGGACGCAGCTCAGGGCCGCGCTGGAGAGCGATATCGCCGACGTGCAGGGTGGGACGACGCCAGAAGGCATCCATCTCGGCGCCATGGCCGGCACCGTGGACCTCGTCCAGCGCGGCCAGACCGGACTCGAGATCCGCGACGATATGCTCCGCCTCAATCCCTGCCTGCCGGAGGAACTGCGCGGCTTGCGCTTTCGTATCCGCCATCGCGGCCACTGGCTCGACATCGACATCGGCTGCGAGCGTCTGACCATCTCAGCCCCGGACGGTTGGGACGGGCCGGACCGCATCGTCATCCGCGACGAGTCCTATGGCTTTCATGCAGGCGAGCGCCTGGAAGTCCCCTGCCACCTCGAAGACGGCGGTTGGCGACCGGCCCCGCGCGCCGGCGACATGAACGGAGGGGCCGAAGGCGGTTGA
- a CDS encoding DUF305 domain-containing protein, whose product MSNYIRLSLMIGTSVILMFGITYLESFQIIDHAYFSETRVFVALLMGATMAMVMMTYMLGMYPSKTANISIFFGAVLVFAGLLYLLRSQITVDDVDYMEAMIPHHSIAILTSERAQITDPRVRKLADEIIKAQRLEIAEMKALIADLEGGPPATPEIDGN is encoded by the coding sequence ATGTCAAACTACATTCGTCTTTCCTTGATGATCGGCACATCCGTCATTCTGATGTTTGGAATAACATATTTGGAGAGTTTCCAGATCATTGATCATGCGTATTTTAGTGAAACACGCGTGTTCGTGGCATTGCTGATGGGCGCCACGATGGCCATGGTCATGATGACCTACATGCTCGGGATGTATCCCAGCAAGACTGCTAACATCTCAATATTTTTTGGCGCAGTTCTTGTCTTCGCAGGATTGCTTTATCTACTTCGCAGCCAGATCACCGTCGATGATGTCGACTATATGGAGGCGATGATCCCGCATCATTCGATCGCCATCTTGACAAGCGAACGGGCCCAGATCACCGATCCGCGGGTTCGCAAGCTGGCTGACGAGATCATCAAGGCGCAGCGGCTCGAAATCGCCGAGATGAAGGCGTTGATCGCCGATCTCGAGGGCGGTCCCCCGGCCACACCGGAAATCGACGGCAACTAA
- a CDS encoding c-type cytochrome, which yields MTGKRKRTGPGSWGRPNLPTFLVVGVVVAGVAFVGWKALAPPSPDTTIEVTVPKLSPIAIAGKTAFDANCALCHGRNAAGTDKGPPLVHDIYNPGHHGDAAFLAAARRGVPQHHWPFGNMPAQPQVSGEDIASIVRYVRELQLANGIAYRPHRM from the coding sequence GTGACAGGAAAGCGTAAGCGCACCGGTCCCGGAAGCTGGGGTCGTCCCAATCTGCCGACGTTCCTGGTCGTGGGCGTCGTCGTCGCCGGGGTGGCCTTCGTCGGTTGGAAAGCCCTGGCGCCTCCGTCACCCGACACGACAATCGAGGTCACCGTGCCGAAGCTTTCGCCCATCGCCATCGCAGGCAAGACGGCGTTCGACGCAAACTGTGCGCTGTGTCACGGCCGCAACGCCGCCGGAACCGACAAAGGGCCGCCCCTGGTCCATGACATCTACAATCCCGGCCACCACGGGGATGCCGCATTTCTCGCCGCCGCAAGACGAGGCGTGCCGCAGCACCACTGGCCCTTTGGCAACATGCCGGCGCAGCCGCAGGTAAGCGGTGAGGACATAGCTTCGATCGTTCGCTATGTACGCGAGCTGCAACTGGCCAATGGGATCGCATACCGGCCGCATCGCATGTGA
- a CDS encoding YncE family protein — translation MKAISILRTTAWTGLLAPLMLAAQTAVAEPLVYVPLGGDNKIVAIDAAKDEIVDTIGGLAAVHGLAGTPDGRFLIAGSFETRSPDGEAVAKPAVVSEDEHAAHHGAAPADAKADAAVSTVSVVRAADGSVVRRIDVPGAVHHVAVSPDGRFAVVTHPNDGAISAIDLESYELVATVATGPLPNYATFGPNGDRLYVSNAGNDTVSEIDTTRWIVRSNAVVGSSPEHVVLANDGATLYVNNVEDGTVSVLDVGDRKVVETIPIGSTLHGIDLSDNGRTLFVAALGDDKVVAVDLGTGTERSASLAPAPYHLAVVRGTGKLYISSADQPKIWVIDQRTLEILGEIPIGGKGHQMVQGAGG, via the coding sequence ATGAAAGCCATATCAATCCTTCGGACGACCGCGTGGACCGGGCTGCTGGCACCGCTGATGCTGGCAGCTCAAACCGCCGTGGCCGAGCCGCTCGTGTACGTGCCTCTAGGCGGAGACAACAAGATCGTCGCCATCGATGCCGCGAAGGACGAGATCGTCGACACGATAGGCGGCCTGGCGGCCGTTCATGGCCTCGCCGGAACACCCGACGGCCGATTCCTGATCGCCGGCAGCTTCGAGACGCGCTCGCCAGACGGCGAAGCGGTGGCGAAGCCGGCAGTCGTTTCCGAAGACGAGCACGCAGCCCATCACGGCGCTGCGCCCGCCGATGCGAAGGCCGACGCGGCTGTCAGCACCGTGTCGGTGGTTCGGGCGGCTGACGGGTCCGTGGTCCGGCGCATCGACGTGCCCGGTGCCGTCCATCACGTTGCGGTCAGCCCCGACGGCCGGTTCGCCGTCGTCACCCACCCCAATGACGGTGCAATCAGCGCCATCGACCTCGAATCCTACGAGCTAGTCGCTACCGTCGCGACCGGACCGCTGCCCAATTACGCGACCTTTGGCCCCAACGGTGACCGGCTCTACGTCAGCAATGCCGGCAACGACACGGTCAGTGAGATCGATACGACGCGGTGGATCGTCCGGTCGAACGCCGTGGTCGGCAGCAGCCCCGAGCATGTCGTATTGGCCAATGACGGCGCCACTCTCTACGTCAACAACGTGGAGGACGGCACGGTCTCCGTCCTTGACGTCGGCGACCGGAAGGTCGTTGAGACGATTCCGATTGGCTCGACCCTCCACGGGATCGATCTCTCCGACAACGGCCGAACGCTCTTTGTCGCCGCCCTCGGCGACGACAAGGTGGTCGCCGTCGATCTCGGCACCGGTACCGAGCGCAGCGCTTCCCTGGCTCCCGCACCCTATCACCTGGCCGTCGTGCGCGGGACGGGCAAGCTCTACATCTCCAGCGCCGATCAGCCCAAGATCTGGGTGATCGACCAGCGGACTCTCGAAATCCTCGGAGAAATCCCTATCGGCGGCAAGGGCCATCAAATGGTCCAGGGCGCAGGCGGATGA